ACCTCGGTGGGAATGTCGTTCAATTATTCGGCCATCCTGCATCCGGTTCAAGCACAATCACACGGTTCCCCAGCTCCGTAGCGACCCGCCTTTTCAAGCTCGCGGGCGACGGGTAGCCTCGGTGCATTCGGATGGCATACCGATTCCACCCGATCATCGTGCTGGTCCTTTTGCTGGCCCGCCCCCTGGCTGCCGATGACACCCAGTTTGAACTGGAAGGCGACAAGAAGACGGACGTGACCGACGGTGAGTTCGTCACGGCGGCGAAGGGCAAGATGGGCGTTCGTGCCGTCCGCCTGAGCACGTGCCGCGTGTCCGACGCCGCGTTCGAGCAGCTCGCCCGCTGGTCCGAACTGTACGGCGTGTACCTGCGGGACCCCGCGGCCACTGGCACGGGATTCAAGCTGCTGAAGGATCTGCCGAAACTGGAACAGGTGGACCTGTTCGGCCCGAACGTCACCGACGCTGGCGCGGAAGCGGTGAGCAAGTCGGTGGGCGTCACGCACTTCCAGACCGGGAGCGGACTACGATCTAACGGCAAGCCTTACCAATCCCGGCTCACGGACAAGTCCCTCAATGCGATCGCGACCATGCCGGCGTTACAATTCCTCACCATCGACAATGCGGACATCACCGACGAGGGGCTGAAGGCATTGGCCGGCTCGAAGAAACTCGAATGGGTGCTGTTCCTGCGGTGCCCGAGCGTGACGCCGAAGGGGATCGCGGCGCTGAAACGGGTCCGCCCCGGGTGCGACGTCCGGTGCCCCTTTGAGCCGAAGAACGACCGATAGAGCGCATGACGAGTGACTATTCCGGCCGCAGGTGCCCGCGAACGGCGTCACCCTGCGCGGAGAAAACAGGCGTCGGGGTCGCACTCGCCACTGGTACCTCAGGACGGGAGCGCGCCCGCGATCGCATCCATCAGATCGTCGAGCCCGACGGCCGCGTCCGGCCCACCAATTGTGATCCACACCTCGTTTCGCCGAACCTCGACTTCCAGCGCCCGTCCGCCGCCCGCGATGGTTTGGGCGCCCTTCGGCTGCTCGGCGAGGACGTTCATCAGTTCGTCGGCGGGGACGGTGACCTGCGCCAGTTCGGTGCCCAGTTTCCGGTCGCGGATGACGACCCGGACGCCGGCCTCGGTCGCGGTGATCTCAACCAACCGCTCGATACCCGTAGACTGCGAGACGCCGTCGATGGTCATGCTTGCTCCATTGGGGACGGGCTATTTAACGGCGCCGGTTCCGCGCGTATACCCCAGATTCCCGATGGGGTGCCCGCCCCGTTACATGGCTCGGCCGGAATCGTGTATCAAAACGGTGGGGTCCGGCAGCATCTGTACGGAGGGCGGACATGCTGGCGAGCGCGGCTCGGGTCCTGCGGGGCATCGCGGGCGAGGAACAAACGGACGCGGAGCTGCTCGGGCGGTTCGTCGACCGCCGCGACGAGGCCGCGTTCGCGCTGCTCGTGCGCCGCCACGGGGCGATGGTCTACGGGGTGTGCCGGCGGGTGCTCCCCGAACCGGACGCCGAAGACGCGTTCCAGGCCACGTTCCTGGTGCTGGCCCAGAAAGCGCGAACGGCCGCCCCTCGGGAGGTGGCCAACTGGCTCTACGGGGTGGCCCGCCGGGCGGCGCTGCTGTCCCGCCGGTCCATCGTCCGGAGGAGGGAGAGGACCGGGGAGGTGCCCGACCGTCCCGCTCCCGAACCGAACCCGATGGCCGAGTCGTTGGCCGCGCTGGACGAGGAGTTGAGCCGCCTGCCCGGTGCGTACCGCACCGTGATCGTGCTGTGCGACCTGGAGGGGCGGACCCGCCGAGAAGCGGCCGCCACCCTCGGCTGGCCCGAGGGAACGGTGGCGGGCCGGCTGTCGCGGGCGCGTGAGGTGCTCGCGAAACGGCTCGCGAGGCGCGCCCCGGCCGTTTCGGTGGCGGCGGCCCTCGCGGGAACGGCGGGCCTGCCGGCCTCGGTGGTGTCTTCAACAATTCGGGTCGCGGCCCTCGGTTCGTTCGGACCGCCGCCGCCGGCCGCTGCGATCTCCGCCGCGGTCGCGGCTCTCACACAAGGAGTGCTGAACGCCATGCTGGTGAGCAAACTCAAGGCGGCCGGCGCCGTCGTTCTGGTACTCGGTCTTCTGGCGACCGGGGCGGTGGGTCTCGGCGACCGGGGGGCGTCGGCTCGGGGCGACAAGGCCCCTGAGGAGCGAACGACTCCGCCACAGAAAGGCAAGACGGCTCCCGCTTCGGATCAGGACTTCGGTGACCTGCAAGGCCGGTGGGTGGTGGTGGCGATGGAGGGGGACGGCGAGAAGGTCTCCGCTGACGTGTTGGAGGGGATGAAGTGGGCAATCAAGGGGAACCAGATCACCGCCAGTCAACCGGGTTCGACCGGCACCATGTCCTTCAAACTGGCCCCCGGTAGGACGCCGAAAGAAATCGACATCACCGCACTGGACGGCAATCTGAAGGGGACGACGTCACCCGGAATTTACGCGATCGAAGGGTCGAAGCTGCGGGTCGGTTTCGGGGAGAAGGTCCGCCCG
The Gemmata palustris DNA segment above includes these coding regions:
- a CDS encoding sigma-70 family RNA polymerase sigma factor — translated: MLASAARVLRGIAGEEQTDAELLGRFVDRRDEAAFALLVRRHGAMVYGVCRRVLPEPDAEDAFQATFLVLAQKARTAAPREVANWLYGVARRAALLSRRSIVRRRERTGEVPDRPAPEPNPMAESLAALDEELSRLPGAYRTVIVLCDLEGRTRREAAATLGWPEGTVAGRLSRAREVLAKRLARRAPAVSVAAALAGTAGLPASVVSSTIRVAALGSFGPPPPAAAISAAVAALTQGVLNAMLVSKLKAAGAVVLVLGLLATGAVGLGDRGASARGDKAPEERTTPPQKGKTAPASDQDFGDLQGRWVVVAMEGDGEKVSADVLEGMKWAIKGNQITASQPGSTGTMSFKLAPGRTPKEIDITALDGNLKGTTSPGIYAIEGSKLRVGFGEKVRPTAFVTAPGDGRTMITLKKEAFTAWGKEVGGLRAGLEVQGERAYRLGEAVTLFVRVRNVGAETVKFAYIRQYLDENPPGVTGADGKSIPQATSEVMGQVHVPVAVALEPGKEIVLETRIHGAAGVPYELRPAGGGGTPATRDHPLKVGTGKVTVQYERVFGNSSIGRIKIDPAIAGLATGKLEIEVAEPEPVEKGPIQLPTGQGFRELKGKDREAYETTNAWLEERLKEAQSIKVGSTYADVCVYFRIDGGLAPVGKARYVNILCPLLKIDVEFEPVKGGPLPPAAKVAKVSRPYFEREYLD